Proteins co-encoded in one Halorussus lipolyticus genomic window:
- a CDS encoding PGF-CTERM sorting domain-containing protein, whose translation MKRVATALLVLVVTASIAPSAVAGTTASKMTKQTPGEAYAGTHVSFDAESKAVTDYAVHGETMLDSVRVQSASEVEDGGLADIGASLSAVTEIEGAGLSLGATTTTEARVSAEGSATITAHDNGHGVLVVAAGDQSDYVVADLPSGAEASAESDAQVAVTTENGTEGTLLVVGEGNVTVNDEDDVTARLGDDARLVLRSYPEGKDDGDEKQEDLLVQGEAKAEAYVMVENGSDASESADDDERVVVDTISYGENTTVETTESAEDEVTLAVNRTTHEGTILVTSVSEQALNATEGLEVAVDGESAVEARTYSQLRSAVGSDQSRYVVESAGSASASASADVLIAVNHFSERTVSMRSASASETTTQADDTTAGESDQTTQSGASSETTQAGASDETTSESAETSVVDDETDNGAGVPGFTVTATVVALLGAALLARRR comes from the coding sequence ATGAAACGAGTAGCGACCGCCCTGCTGGTACTCGTCGTCACTGCGAGTATCGCACCCTCTGCAGTCGCAGGCACCACTGCGTCGAAAATGACGAAACAGACCCCCGGAGAGGCCTACGCCGGGACTCACGTCTCGTTCGACGCCGAGAGCAAGGCTGTGACCGACTACGCGGTCCACGGCGAGACGATGCTCGACTCGGTGCGAGTCCAGTCCGCGAGCGAGGTCGAAGACGGCGGCCTCGCGGACATCGGGGCCTCGCTGTCGGCCGTGACCGAAATCGAGGGCGCTGGCCTCAGTCTCGGCGCGACCACGACCACCGAGGCCCGCGTCTCGGCCGAGGGTAGCGCGACCATCACCGCCCACGACAACGGCCACGGGGTCCTCGTGGTCGCCGCGGGCGACCAGTCCGACTACGTGGTCGCCGACCTCCCGTCCGGCGCGGAGGCCTCCGCTGAGTCCGACGCGCAAGTCGCGGTCACGACCGAGAACGGCACCGAAGGCACCCTCCTCGTCGTCGGCGAGGGCAACGTGACCGTCAACGACGAGGACGACGTGACCGCCCGCCTCGGCGACGACGCCCGCCTCGTCCTCCGGTCGTACCCCGAGGGCAAGGACGACGGCGACGAGAAGCAGGAGGACCTCCTCGTGCAGGGCGAGGCCAAGGCCGAGGCCTACGTGATGGTCGAGAATGGGAGCGACGCCAGCGAGAGCGCCGACGACGACGAGCGAGTCGTGGTCGATACCATTAGCTACGGCGAGAACACGACCGTCGAGACCACCGAGTCCGCCGAGGACGAGGTGACGCTCGCGGTCAACCGGACGACCCACGAGGGGACGATTCTCGTCACCAGCGTCTCCGAACAGGCCCTGAACGCGACCGAGGGCCTCGAAGTCGCTGTTGACGGCGAGTCTGCGGTCGAGGCCCGAACGTACAGCCAACTCCGGAGCGCGGTCGGAAGCGACCAGTCGCGCTACGTCGTCGAGAGCGCGGGGAGCGCCTCGGCGAGTGCGAGCGCCGACGTGCTGATTGCGGTCAACCACTTCTCCGAGCGCACGGTTTCGATGCGGTCGGCGTCCGCGAGCGAGACGACGACGCAGGCCGACGACACGACCGCGGGCGAGTCCGACCAGACGACCCAATCGGGAGCGAGCAGTGAGACGACGCAGGCCGGAGCGAGCGACGAGACCACGAGCGAGAGCGCCGAGACCAGCGTCGTGGACGACGAGACCGACAACGGCGCTGGCGTCCCCGGTTTCACTGTCACGGCGACTGTCGTGGCGCTCCTCGGGGCGGCCCTGCTGGCGCGGCGTCGATAG
- the kdgK1 gene encoding bifunctional 2-dehydro-3-deoxygluconokinase/2-dehydro-3-deoxygalactonokinase: MTDLVTFGETMLRLSPPDGERLETADDLEFRSAGAESNVAVAAARLGADAAWTSKLPDSPLGRRVVSGLRRHGVETDVVWSGEGRQGTYYLEHGGKPRGSNVIYDREGAAVTTAEFAELPTERVRDAAVFHTSGITPALSETLAETTADLLSAARDAGTTTSFDVNYRSKLWSPDEARKTLEGLFPDVDSLMVAQRDAQKVLGREGDAEAIADGLADEFDFRTVIVTRGEEGALARHDGETYEQSAIETDTLDPIGTGDAFVGAFLARRIAGDDVATALEYGSATAALKRTIPGDVAVVTREEVEDVLSEAGGEISR; this comes from the coding sequence ATGACCGACCTCGTGACCTTCGGCGAGACGATGTTGCGCCTCTCGCCGCCCGACGGCGAGCGACTGGAGACCGCCGACGACCTCGAGTTCCGGTCGGCGGGCGCGGAGAGCAACGTCGCGGTTGCGGCCGCCAGACTTGGCGCTGACGCGGCGTGGACCTCGAAACTCCCCGACTCGCCGCTCGGCCGGCGCGTGGTGTCGGGCCTCCGGCGACACGGCGTCGAGACCGACGTGGTGTGGTCCGGCGAGGGCCGGCAGGGCACCTACTACCTCGAACACGGCGGCAAGCCCCGCGGGTCGAACGTCATCTACGACCGCGAGGGCGCGGCGGTCACGACCGCCGAGTTCGCCGAACTACCGACCGAGCGCGTCCGAGACGCCGCGGTCTTCCACACCAGCGGCATCACGCCCGCCCTCTCGGAGACGCTGGCGGAGACCACCGCCGACCTCCTCTCTGCCGCCCGAGACGCCGGGACGACGACCTCCTTCGACGTGAACTACCGGTCGAAGCTCTGGAGTCCCGACGAGGCCCGCAAGACGCTCGAAGGCCTCTTTCCCGACGTGGACTCGCTGATGGTTGCCCAGCGTGACGCGCAGAAGGTCCTCGGCCGCGAGGGGGACGCCGAAGCAATCGCTGACGGCCTCGCCGACGAGTTCGACTTCCGGACCGTCATCGTGACCCGCGGCGAGGAGGGCGCGTTGGCCCGCCACGACGGCGAGACCTACGAGCAGTCCGCAATCGAGACCGACACCCTCGACCCAATCGGGACCGGAGACGCCTTCGTCGGGGCCTTCCTCGCGCGGCGAATCGCCGGCGACGACGTGGCGACCGCCCTCGAATACGGTTCCGCGACGGCGGCGCTCAAGCGCACGATTCCGGGCGACGTGGCGGTCGTGACCCGCGAGGAGGTCGAGGACGTGCTGTCGGAGGCCGGGGGCGAGATTTCGCGGTGA
- a CDS encoding DUF7344 domain-containing protein, whose amino-acid sequence MKSQRRRYVLYHLRHESGSTDLDVLGRRIAALEAATTGSKVDDESVEAVTVSLFHTHLPKLEDAGLVAYEPQTGAVEFIGADLPGDLLEMTAELEYDGAVTAE is encoded by the coding sequence TTGAAAAGCCAGCGCCGTCGTTACGTCCTCTACCACTTACGGCACGAATCGGGTTCGACCGACCTCGACGTCCTCGGTCGGCGAATCGCCGCCTTGGAGGCCGCGACAACCGGGTCGAAGGTAGACGACGAGTCGGTCGAGGCCGTCACGGTGTCGCTGTTTCACACCCACCTGCCGAAACTCGAAGACGCTGGCCTCGTCGCTTACGAACCGCAGACTGGAGCGGTCGAGTTCATCGGGGCGGACCTTCCCGGCGACCTCCTCGAAATGACTGCGGAATTGGAGTACGACGGAGCAGTCACCGCGGAGTGA
- a CDS encoding Lrp/AsnC family transcriptional regulator, with protein MEDDLLDDLDRQILHLLRLDARNISDTDIADETGVTSTTVNNRIRSLEDNGVIRGYHPDIDYEETGYSLVVLFICTIPLGERSAVAEQVLKIPGVVNVRETMASEQNLHVEIVAQTTGDVEQTTQRLDDLGLNILRSDILANESVQPWNVFSDEMNDEDDEGGAGS; from the coding sequence ATGGAAGACGACCTGCTCGACGACCTCGACCGCCAGATTCTCCACCTGCTACGACTCGACGCCCGAAACATCAGCGACACGGACATCGCCGACGAGACCGGTGTGACCAGCACGACGGTCAACAACCGAATCCGGAGCCTCGAAGACAACGGCGTCATCCGGGGCTACCACCCCGACATCGACTACGAGGAGACGGGCTACTCGCTGGTCGTCCTATTCATCTGCACGATACCGCTCGGCGAACGGTCGGCGGTCGCCGAACAAGTGCTGAAGATTCCGGGCGTCGTCAACGTCCGGGAGACGATGGCCAGCGAGCAGAACCTCCACGTCGAAATCGTCGCCCAGACGACTGGGGACGTGGAGCAGACCACCCAGCGACTCGACGACCTCGGCCTCAACATCCTGCGAAGCGACATCCTCGCCAACGAGTCGGTCCAACCGTGGAACGTCTTTAGCGACGAGATGAACGACGAGGACGACGAGGGCGGAGCGGGGTCCTGA
- a CDS encoding NAD-dependent deacylase — translation MDSSNADRSGADSSDRIEDAARELRSADTATALTGAGVSAPSGVPPFRGEDGIWNEYDPNAFDMRRFRASPAEFWADWVALRADLLDADLEPNSAHRALADLSSAGLLDAVVTQNIDGLHGDAGTENVVELHGNARRAICQDCGRDVPADEAREQVESGTRPPRCESCEGVLKPDAVLFGERLPMDALARSRRLAEEGDVLLVAGSSLTVEPAASLPKRAARNGATVMLVNLDETPLDSRADYVFREDVTEVLPTIRDSVVG, via the coding sequence ATGGACTCCTCGAATGCGGACCGCTCGGGTGCGGACTCCTCGGACCGAATCGAGGACGCCGCCCGCGAACTCCGGAGCGCCGACACCGCGACTGCGCTCACCGGCGCTGGCGTCAGCGCGCCCTCCGGCGTCCCGCCCTTCCGCGGCGAGGACGGCATCTGGAACGAGTACGACCCGAACGCCTTCGACATGCGGCGCTTTCGCGCCTCGCCCGCCGAGTTCTGGGCCGACTGGGTGGCCCTCCGGGCGGACCTGCTGGACGCCGACCTCGAACCCAACTCGGCCCACCGCGCGCTGGCCGACCTCTCGTCCGCGGGCCTCCTCGATGCAGTCGTCACGCAGAACATCGACGGCCTGCACGGTGATGCTGGCACGGAGAACGTGGTCGAACTCCACGGCAACGCTCGCCGGGCGATTTGTCAGGACTGCGGCCGGGACGTTCCGGCCGACGAGGCCCGCGAGCAGGTCGAATCTGGGACCCGTCCTCCTCGGTGCGAGTCCTGCGAGGGCGTGCTGAAACCCGACGCGGTGCTGTTCGGCGAGCGACTGCCGATGGACGCGCTGGCCCGGTCCCGGCGACTCGCCGAGGAGGGCGACGTGCTTCTGGTCGCCGGGTCCTCGCTCACGGTCGAACCCGCGGCCTCGCTTCCGAAGCGCGCCGCCCGGAACGGCGCGACCGTGATGCTGGTGAATCTGGACGAGACGCCGCTGGATTCGCGGGCCGACTACGTGTTTCGGGAGGACGTGACCGAGGTGCTTCCGACGATTCGGGATTCGGTGGTCGGGTAG
- a CDS encoding DUF7342 family protein, which translates to MTDQNQSPSGPWEGDVNEAAVEEWVEETTPFERVKDVLDTTTDPQFAKEIAERARISEPTARKHLSTFAEVGRAEAIPAEQGTQYKRSAQSVAMSRIAAIHREYSRQELIDAIKRLREQIDSLRDEYGANDPDDLAYELDSGDEGWQAVTRWRTLEENLDVAKAALSLYDFDPDDGAASQAKAGPVTQTAESKKQTKGAFAERGSGVYA; encoded by the coding sequence ATGACCGACCAGAACCAATCGCCCTCCGGCCCGTGGGAGGGCGACGTGAACGAGGCCGCAGTCGAGGAGTGGGTCGAGGAGACGACGCCGTTCGAGCGCGTCAAGGATGTTCTCGACACGACGACTGACCCCCAGTTCGCCAAGGAAATCGCCGAGCGCGCCCGAATCAGCGAGCCGACTGCCCGCAAGCACCTCTCGACGTTCGCAGAGGTCGGCCGGGCGGAGGCGATTCCGGCAGAGCAGGGCACGCAGTACAAGCGGTCTGCACAGAGTGTTGCGATGAGTCGAATCGCCGCGATTCACCGCGAGTATTCGAGGCAAGAACTCATCGACGCCATCAAGCGCCTCCGAGAGCAAATCGACTCGCTTCGAGACGAGTACGGCGCGAACGACCCGGACGACCTCGCCTACGAACTCGACTCCGGCGACGAAGGGTGGCAGGCAGTCACCCGCTGGCGAACGCTGGAAGAGAACTTGGACGTGGCGAAGGCCGCGCTCTCGTTGTACGATTTCGACCCGGATGATGGAGCGGCCTCACAAGCGAAGGCAGGTCCAGTCACACAGACCGCCGAGTCTAAAAAACAGACGAAAGGCGCATTCGCCGAACGGGGTTCCGGAGTGTACGCATAG
- the mutL gene encoding DNA mismatch repair endonuclease MutL, translating into MSDRITQLDDATIRKIAAGEVVERPSSVVKELVENSLDADADRIDVTVEEGGIDRIAVSDDGIGMSEDDLRTAVREHTTSKIEDADDLDSGVTTLGFRGEALHTIGAVSRTTIRSKPRDGATGTELRMEDGEVESVGPAGCPEGTTVEVEDLFYNTPARRKYLKTTTTEFSHVNTVVTRYALANPDVAVSLTHDGREVFVTTGRGDLQSALLSVYGREVATSMIEVGEARSASEQRAATPRATGESPDGAVSVTGYVSNPETTRSTREYISTYVNGRYVSSPVVRDALVSAYGGQLSAERYPFAVLFVTVPPEEVDVNVHPRKMECRWSQEGAVKRAVETTVEDALLDHGLVRSSAPRGRSAPDETRVEPERERDGASESASETGEQAELTAGGDAEREQSTLDSSASTDARNTAEDVSNNSKQSVSKSESKSGTATSRTESVVPERGNRTPTAKSGVSAETTATSSPSASSTGGDADFANSGDDAASGSSTDDDGDSGRESVAEATGPTTEQRGSSATRKFSAPTESATLAGDSTDDPEFESLPRMRILGQLHDTYITAETPDGMVLVDQHAADERVNYERLREEFADDSTTQMLAQPVELELTAGEAAVFDEYREALERLGFRAELAGDREVVVRTAPTVLDATLDPELLRDALAEFVSTDPDHRGDTVEAVADDLLADLACYPSITGNTSLGEGSVVDLLSALDDCENPYACPHGRPVIIEFGEEEIEDRFERDYPGHAGRRGE; encoded by the coding sequence ATGAGCGACCGAATCACCCAACTCGACGACGCCACGATTCGCAAAATCGCGGCGGGCGAGGTCGTAGAACGGCCCTCCTCGGTCGTCAAGGAACTGGTCGAAAATAGCCTCGACGCCGACGCCGACCGAATCGACGTGACCGTCGAGGAGGGCGGCATCGACCGAATCGCGGTCAGCGACGACGGAATCGGCATGAGCGAGGACGACCTCCGGACCGCGGTCCGGGAACACACCACGAGCAAAATCGAGGACGCCGACGACCTCGATTCGGGCGTGACCACACTCGGATTCCGGGGCGAGGCGCTCCACACCATCGGCGCGGTCTCTCGGACGACGATTCGGTCCAAACCGCGGGACGGCGCAACCGGCACCGAACTCCGGATGGAGGACGGCGAGGTCGAGTCGGTCGGCCCCGCCGGGTGCCCGGAGGGGACCACCGTCGAAGTCGAAGACCTGTTCTACAACACTCCCGCGCGCCGGAAGTACCTCAAGACAACAACCACGGAGTTCTCGCACGTCAACACCGTCGTCACGCGCTACGCGCTGGCCAACCCCGACGTGGCGGTGTCGCTGACCCACGACGGCCGGGAGGTCTTCGTCACCACCGGGCGCGGGGACCTCCAGTCGGCCCTCCTGTCGGTCTACGGCCGAGAGGTCGCCACCTCGATGATAGAGGTTGGCGAGGCGCGAAGCGCCTCGGAACAGCGAGCGGCAACACCGCGAGCAACGGGCGAGTCGCCAGACGGCGCGGTTTCGGTCACTGGCTACGTCAGCAATCCCGAGACCACCCGAAGTACCCGCGAGTACATCTCGACCTACGTCAACGGCCGGTACGTGAGTTCACCGGTCGTCCGCGACGCCCTCGTCTCGGCCTACGGCGGCCAACTCTCGGCCGAACGCTACCCCTTTGCAGTCCTGTTCGTGACGGTCCCGCCGGAGGAGGTCGATGTCAACGTTCACCCCCGGAAGATGGAGTGCAGGTGGTCGCAGGAAGGGGCGGTGAAACGGGCCGTCGAGACCACAGTCGAGGACGCCCTGCTGGACCACGGCCTCGTCAGGTCCTCGGCCCCCCGAGGCCGGAGCGCGCCCGACGAGACCCGCGTCGAACCGGAACGCGAGCGCGACGGCGCGAGCGAGAGCGCCAGCGAGACCGGCGAGCAGGCGGAACTGACCGCCGGAGGCGACGCCGAGCGCGAGCAGTCCACGCTGGACTCCTCGGCGTCCACCGACGCCAGAAACACAGCTGAAGATGTCTCTAATAATTCTAAACAATCGGTAAGCAAATCAGAAAGCAAGTCGGGGACCGCCACGTCGAGAACTGAATCGGTGGTACCCGAGCGCGGGAACCGAACGCCGACCGCGAAAAGCGGCGTTTCCGCCGAGACGACCGCGACCTCTAGTCCGTCCGCCAGTTCTACCGGCGGCGACGCCGATTTCGCCAACTCCGGCGACGACGCCGCTTCCGGCAGTTCCACCGACGACGACGGCGATTCCGGCAGAGAGTCCGTCGCCGAGGCGACCGGTCCGACGACCGAACAGCGCGGTTCGTCGGCCACCCGAAAGTTCTCGGCACCGACCGAATCCGCGACGCTCGCTGGCGATTCGACCGACGACCCCGAGTTCGAGTCCCTGCCCCGGATGCGGATTCTGGGCCAACTCCACGACACCTACATCACCGCCGAGACCCCCGACGGGATGGTGCTGGTCGACCAGCACGCCGCCGACGAGCGAGTCAACTACGAGCGATTGCGCGAGGAGTTCGCCGACGACTCGACCACCCAGATGCTGGCCCAACCGGTCGAGTTGGAACTCACCGCGGGCGAGGCCGCTGTCTTCGACGAGTACCGCGAGGCGCTGGAGCGACTGGGTTTCCGGGCGGAACTCGCGGGCGACCGCGAGGTGGTCGTCCGGACCGCACCGACCGTACTGGACGCCACGCTCGACCCCGAACTCCTCCGGGACGCGCTGGCCGAGTTCGTCTCGACCGACCCCGACCACCGGGGCGACACCGTGGAGGCCGTCGCCGACGACCTGCTGGCGGATTTGGCGTGCTATCCTTCCATCACGGGCAACACGTCGCTCGGGGAGGGGTCGGTCGTGGACCTCCTCTCTGCGCTGGACGACTGCGAGAACCCCTACGCCTGTCCTCACGGTCGCCCCGTCATCATCGAGTTCGGCGAGGAGGAAATCGAGGACCGATTCGAGCGGGATTATCCGGGTCACGCCGGACGGCGCGGGGAGTGA
- a CDS encoding PKD domain-containing protein gives MFRYFDTRRLPRWRALCQRASQVSASHVLLVGLVLVGVVVAGATPALGATTAQAENTCVSVGTYDADNDKHETTLLLEQIDGDFADIAETDDDSNPGDCLSEDLFHYYIFDAPPGEYHVHVRNDGEVNERWGVFERTVGSTDEETFALSRGGVYHTSAGVSSPRDSRRFQPGEDARFDSRVYNAESSGYNDVTTEVYVYPEGASRPDTPTKRLGTESVRSGRHEAISGSVPIPDDEGTYRVDVEFVTEFHEGASFTSDYVDLGTIRVQSFEPPEIGSRSPETGSVSLGPSKTESFSVSATDPDSTPSVTWYVDGDRMSSGSQYEFDAGQFGSGDHTVEAVVSDGTSSTDDATTEWSVDVAQAPEIVSVTPGSTETVPGKTVEFSAEGDSSGLAYDWTIDGETVSGRTVEATFDSTGEKQIQVVAENDRGVTDERSFTVSVEGTPPSIQDLSVSPSSVTAGEEVELSVSATDPEDRDVDLSYQWTIGGETYDGRSVSTALRTVGKRNVELSVTNQYGASVTRNRTVVVSNDDPELVRVSPEKVPTPETGTRQRFVVRATDADATPATVVWSVDGSSVKETDLSSTSQKVTFAHQFSTPGDHTVEATVEDGHGGSATATWDVSVNNRPPKVSGVAPESSSVSVLTGESMTFEAEASDPEGDATSLRWQVDGTKVGTGERLNHSFAEPGTRNVTVVADDGAGGRDRNSWSVRVRNFRKTPEIDSSATIETLTTNGSQEFITLSLRNPSVNTRKVNVELALSVPNGIVVTAGRNVAEGNRAEYVNEEVVSAGRQTSLSVGISVRDESLRGQRIEIPYQVIYYPEGSRDSYRVVENATKEIGIGDPSAFEDEETDSETKFDSVPGSEGGTPGFTPGVTVLALLACLLLVRASR, from the coding sequence ATGTTTCGTTATTTTGATACACGACGCTTGCCGCGCTGGCGGGCGTTGTGCCAGCGGGCCTCGCAGGTATCGGCCAGTCACGTCCTGCTGGTCGGCCTCGTACTGGTCGGCGTCGTCGTCGCGGGAGCGACCCCCGCGCTCGGCGCGACCACTGCACAGGCCGAGAACACCTGCGTCTCGGTCGGTACCTACGACGCCGACAACGACAAACACGAGACTACCCTGCTCCTCGAACAGATAGACGGCGACTTCGCGGACATCGCCGAAACCGACGACGACAGCAACCCCGGCGACTGCCTGAGCGAGGACCTCTTTCACTACTACATCTTCGACGCGCCACCGGGCGAGTACCACGTCCACGTCAGAAACGACGGCGAGGTGAACGAACGGTGGGGCGTCTTCGAGCGAACCGTGGGAAGCACCGACGAGGAGACCTTCGCACTCTCGCGTGGCGGCGTCTACCACACCTCCGCCGGGGTGTCGTCGCCGCGGGACTCCCGCCGGTTCCAACCCGGCGAGGACGCCCGGTTCGACTCGCGGGTGTACAACGCCGAATCGTCGGGGTACAACGACGTGACGACCGAGGTGTACGTCTACCCCGAAGGGGCGTCCAGACCCGACACGCCGACCAAGCGCCTCGGCACCGAGAGCGTCAGGTCCGGGCGACACGAGGCCATCTCGGGGTCGGTCCCGATTCCCGACGACGAGGGGACCTACCGGGTGGACGTGGAGTTCGTGACCGAGTTCCACGAGGGCGCGTCGTTCACCTCCGACTACGTGGACCTCGGGACGATTCGGGTCCAGTCGTTCGAACCGCCCGAAATCGGGAGTCGGTCGCCGGAAACCGGGAGCGTCTCACTCGGCCCCTCGAAGACCGAATCCTTCTCGGTCAGCGCCACCGACCCCGACAGCACGCCCTCGGTGACGTGGTACGTGGACGGCGACCGGATGTCCTCGGGCAGTCAGTACGAGTTCGACGCCGGGCAGTTCGGGTCGGGCGACCACACCGTCGAGGCGGTGGTCAGCGACGGGACCTCCTCGACCGACGACGCCACGACCGAGTGGAGCGTTGACGTGGCACAAGCGCCCGAAATCGTCTCGGTGACGCCCGGAAGCACCGAGACGGTCCCCGGCAAGACGGTCGAGTTCTCGGCCGAGGGGGACTCGTCGGGCCTCGCCTACGACTGGACGATAGACGGCGAAACCGTCTCGGGCCGGACAGTCGAGGCGACCTTCGACTCGACCGGCGAGAAGCAGATTCAGGTCGTCGCCGAGAACGACCGGGGCGTCACCGACGAGCGGTCGTTTACCGTCAGCGTCGAGGGCACCCCGCCGTCGATTCAGGACCTCTCGGTTTCGCCGTCGTCGGTGACGGCCGGCGAGGAGGTCGAACTCTCGGTGAGCGCGACCGACCCGGAAGACAGGGACGTTGACCTCTCCTACCAGTGGACGATAGGCGGCGAAACCTACGACGGCCGGTCGGTCTCGACGGCGCTCCGAACCGTCGGGAAACGGAACGTCGAACTCAGCGTGACGAACCAGTACGGCGCGTCCGTCACCCGGAACCGGACCGTCGTCGTCTCGAACGACGACCCGGAACTGGTTCGCGTCTCGCCCGAGAAGGTCCCTACGCCCGAGACGGGGACGCGCCAGCGATTCGTCGTGAGAGCGACCGACGCCGACGCGACCCCCGCCACGGTGGTCTGGTCGGTTGACGGGTCGTCAGTGAAGGAGACCGACCTCTCCTCGACCAGCCAGAAAGTGACGTTCGCCCACCAGTTCTCGACCCCCGGCGACCACACCGTCGAGGCCACGGTCGAGGACGGTCACGGCGGGAGCGCCACCGCGACGTGGGACGTGAGCGTGAACAATCGACCGCCGAAAGTCAGCGGGGTCGCGCCGGAGTCGTCGTCGGTCTCGGTCCTCACGGGCGAGTCCATGACCTTCGAGGCCGAGGCGTCCGACCCCGAGGGCGACGCGACGAGTCTCCGGTGGCAGGTTGACGGGACCAAGGTGGGGACCGGCGAGCGACTGAACCACTCGTTCGCCGAACCGGGAACGCGCAACGTCACGGTCGTCGCCGACGACGGTGCGGGCGGTCGGGACCGAAATAGCTGGTCGGTCCGGGTCAGGAACTTCCGGAAGACGCCGGAAATCGACTCGTCGGCCACCATCGAGACGCTCACCACGAACGGGTCCCAAGAGTTCATCACCCTCTCGCTCCGGAACCCCTCGGTCAACACCCGGAAGGTCAACGTGGAGTTGGCGCTGTCGGTTCCCAACGGTATCGTCGTCACCGCCGGTCGGAACGTCGCGGAGGGCAACCGGGCGGAGTACGTCAACGAGGAGGTCGTGTCGGCGGGCAGACAGACCAGTCTCTCGGTGGGCATCTCGGTCCGCGACGAGTCGCTGAGAGGCCAGCGCATCGAGATTCCCTATCAGGTCATCTACTACCCCGAGGGGAGTCGAGACAGCTATCGGGTCGTGGAGAACGCTACGAAGGAAATCGGCATCGGCGACCCGTCGGCCTTCGAGGACGAGGAGACCGATTCCGAGACTAAATTCGACTCGGTTCCGGGGTCGGAAGGCGGGACGCCGGGTTTCACGCCCGGCGTCACGGTGCTGGCGCTCCTCGCCTGCCTCCTGCTGGTCCGGGCGAGTCGGTGA
- a CDS encoding metallophosphoesterase has protein sequence MDFVISDTHFDHGNIIDYCDRPFDSAEEMNEALVANWNAVVGDDDEVIFLGDLTMANDFGEFASWLERLNGTIQFVLGDHDEWVMPSLDGVEIRETYQFEYEGVPFYCVHDPEDAPGNWRGWVLHGHHHNNWPDRFPFVYPDERRVNVSVELIGYEPLGLPTLLDCLTRFTWLDSLPDDVDP, from the coding sequence GTGGACTTCGTTATCTCCGACACGCACTTCGACCACGGGAACATCATCGACTACTGCGACCGCCCATTCGATTCGGCTGAGGAGATGAACGAGGCCCTCGTGGCCAACTGGAACGCCGTCGTCGGCGACGACGACGAGGTGATTTTCCTCGGCGACCTCACAATGGCCAACGACTTCGGCGAGTTCGCGTCGTGGCTGGAGCGACTGAACGGGACGATTCAGTTCGTCCTCGGGGACCACGACGAGTGGGTGATGCCCTCGCTCGACGGCGTGGAGATACGCGAGACCTACCAGTTCGAGTACGAGGGCGTCCCGTTCTACTGCGTCCACGACCCCGAGGACGCGCCCGGCAACTGGCGCGGGTGGGTCCTCCACGGCCACCACCACAACAACTGGCCCGACCGGTTCCCGTTCGTCTACCCGGACGAGCGCCGGGTCAACGTCTCCGTCGAGTTGATAGGGTACGAACCGCTCGGTCTGCCGACGCTCCTCGACTGTCTCACTCGGTTCACGTGGTTGGACAGTCTCCCCGACGACGTAGACCCCTAA
- a CDS encoding universal stress protein, translated as MYERILIPTDGSKTAELAVEEALDVAEKFDAEVHTLYVVDTDAAEVSLGTEQVERIRQGRFGEMDELEARARKATEHVAELARDRGVVVEEHFRGGRPHKVIADFAEDEEIDLIVMGSHGRSGISRVLLGSVTERVLRSTHRSVLVVDEREAES; from the coding sequence ATGTACGAGCGCATCCTGATTCCCACGGACGGGAGCAAGACCGCCGAGTTGGCGGTCGAGGAGGCCCTCGACGTCGCCGAGAAGTTCGACGCCGAGGTCCACACCCTCTACGTCGTGGACACCGACGCCGCCGAGGTCAGCCTCGGCACCGAGCAGGTCGAACGCATCCGACAGGGCCGGTTCGGCGAGATGGACGAACTCGAAGCCCGTGCCCGAAAAGCGACGGAACACGTCGCCGAACTGGCCCGCGACCGGGGCGTCGTCGTGGAGGAACACTTCCGCGGCGGCCGACCCCACAAGGTCATCGCCGACTTCGCCGAGGACGAGGAGATAGACCTCATCGTGATGGGAAGCCACGGCCGGTCGGGCATCTCGCGGGTCCTCCTCGGGAGCGTCACCGAGCGCGTGCTTCGCTCGACCCACCGGTCGGTGCTGGTTGTGGACGAGCGGGAGGCCGAGTCGTGA